The window TCCATGTATAATTCATCGTCAGGTCGTAAACGGGCATGGCCATCACTCCGGGACCGGAGGagcctcggcagccttgGGTTCCTCTTTTGGAGCCGGATCGGTAGCCGTGGGTTCCTCCTTGGActcgccctcatcctcatccttggtATTATCATCTTTGGTCTCTTCAGCGCTTGGCTTCGGCTCCTCAATCGTCTCTTCAATCGTCCCCTCCTGTGCCTTCTGCGCGGCCTCCTTGCGTATTCCATCCAAAAGTTTCCCCGGCCCATCCGTCGAGATAGACTGCCGAATCTCGTGTACCGCCTTGTCCTGCTCCCCCTTGTCGCCGGTCGCTATGATAGATCCCCGATGATGCTGGACTAGGCCCAGAGCTTCAGCATTGTCGGCATGGAAGTTCGCCGAcgactccgccgccacctctGGCACAAGAGGTGGGCGTTTCGGGACTTTGGGAGAATCGGGCACCGTGTCCGGCAGCTCGGGGGCCACGGAGCCGCGGTGCGCGCGGGCGGGCTTGCTCGCAGTCTCCTCCACGTTGGATACATctgtctccttcttctcagaCTTGTACTTTGCCTTAGCTGCTGCTTCCGAGCCGGCCTGCCGCAGCGCCAGCACGACCTGctcatctttcttctcggccgGTTTGGTCGCGGGGGGACTCTGGATCGTGATAGTGGATGGCTTCGGGGTTGCAGGCTCGGTCTCGGTCGGCTTGTTTGCAGCTTGAGTGTCGACCGTGGCGGGAGCGGAGGTAGTGGGAGTGGCAGTGGCAGACACGCCGTCCAGATCCTGGACGTTGTTGACCTCCATGCGCAGTTCACCAAACTCGTTCCAttcctcgatctgctccaggTCCTACACGGAGAAAATTTATGTTAGTGGGgggtgtttttttttttttttttttggtgcGGGGAGTGTCAACAGCGAAGGCAACCTACACCGACGATGGTGCCGAATTTCACTAGGCCCGGcagcttcttgcccttggcaCGGCGGCCCCAGAGCTTGCGAGCAGCTTCATCGGTGGCGACATCAAGAGCCTTGAAAGGGAGCTTGTTGGCCTTGAGGATAGTCTCCAGACGGGCGGTGGCGGTGACGATGTGGGAGGACCCCGCGGTCAGGGAGGTGTACAGGTAGAGAGTTGAgtcggacatggtgagatgaggtgaagaagggctGGCTCTCAATGCATCCAGACCCGGGAATTGGAGGCAGACAGAACTTCGACCTCCAGCGCCTGGGACTTGTTTTCGGTGGGTGTGAAACAATCAAGGGTGACAATCAGGGGAGACAGCGGTTTCCCCTTTATGACGTGGGTAGAGTCACGTGGACGGTCCTATGGTGATGAAATGGGAATGGAAATGCAAAAGACGCtgattcttttttttatatGATGCAGCCTCTCCACAATTTCCTCGTGTGTTCCATGTCTCTAGCTGCCCTCAGTCCTGGCAGAGGGAGCTTGTTGTGGCAATTTGACGTCAGCCCGAGCCGTCGAACCTGGTTCCACTCGCTACATGGGCAGCTCGAGTGGATGAGACTGCTCGAACTGGTTCTGTCTCAACGTTGTTAATGCTGCCGGCTGGAACTATACATCCTGACAAGTTAATAACTCCCATGCAATTCTCGAGGCTGATTGATGTTATGCACGCCTACAGATCGAGAGCATCAATGTGGCGGGTTCTGCTCCTCAGTATGGTGGGGTGAAAAGTGGCTCAACAACCAGATTGCGGATCAGCTTTCTCTGCTAATGGACTGTGCACAATGCTCCTGCGAACCCAAGTGTATCACAAGCTTATCTGCGCCGCATCGCATCAGCAGTTGATTTAACAGCCTCAAGACCGTTGCCGTCTGTGGAAGGGAGCGGACAGCCAGAACCAGCCTCGGGGAAGCGCACGCAGGCTCTTTCAGAGCCACTCGAGCGTTGATGCGATCCCGGGGAGCACCCTATGTTGTGGGCTGTGGACCttggacgacgacgaggcgACAACCAAGCCACTGGCTCTCCTGCGCATCACGAGAGTCACCAAACACCGTCTACTGCTCCAGTTGAGAAGCTAGCTGGTGGCAGGATCTTGTGATGCGCCGCAATGCAGGTCGAAAGATATACGGAATCAGATAGTTGGGCACCGCTTCTCGGGTCCCGCGAACCCCTGGGGGTTGTCCTGCAATAGAGGATGTGTTATATCCCGGTGTACTGGTACTCGTCGGAaatctctccctctgctctGACGGCACGCGGTCCACTTTGCCCCGATGTCGATCCAGCTAGGCACGAACCAACCAACTGATCCATCACAACTAAAACAAAACAACACAGCCTGGAAAGAAGCGGCAATCGCGCACCGCCAAAAACATGGAGCTCATCACGTGGCGAGCCGGGCCCCAAGGTGTTTGAAGTCGGGCATGTAAGCAGGATTCGTAAGTTAGTCTACTACTAAACAATGGAGCCCAGTCATCTGCAGGGCCCCGTCTGATTCTCCACAGCGACGTGGCAGCCCTCCAGCTGGCCCCCGGGCGCAGTAGTCCGCCAGCCCGCTTCGGGCACTCGACGGTCTCGGGTCGCTTCGGGGCGATCCGGTTCGCTGCCTCACTTTGTTGTGCCCGTCACCGCCAGATTAAGCAATCCCCAGGTTGTAGGCGGTCCAAGGAGGAAGTAGTACTGAGTCTGGGTATTAACTATGATTATTTTTGTAGCCGATACTACCAACGTACTTGCACGGCCAGCTTGAGTCCTCTCACGAGTGCCCGGGGCCTAGACCCAGATCACCCGCTCTCTCCATGTTTGTGGTCAATCAGGATGCGCACTGAAGGTATAGTTGACCCTACTAAATCTACTAAATCTGCGTTTCTGCTTCTCGTATCCACATCCTCCCCCCCTAAACAAAAGTCCCGTTGGGCGTCTGATCGTGCGTGCCTTTATCTACGACGTTCCTTCCGATCGACTGCCGTCATTGcgctctccctctctgtTGATGATATATTGGCTTCAGTTATCAATTCCCTGATTCCACCCTCTGGAGACCTATTCGCCGCGGTCAGGTCTTGATGCGATAACAAGACTTGCGTATGTCACTACTACTCCCCCGGCTGCTCACGCTCATGGTTTGGCTGACCGACATCTACAGAACTCACCCACGTTTGTGCTACTGTAAATACTGATAAACagttccatttcctccccGGGCCACGAGCATGGCTGTCAACCTGGCCGACGATGAACTGTTCACGAGGGCCATCTCTGGGTATCGCGAGGCGTTTTTGGTTCAGCACTCCCACCTCTCGGAATCCGAACGAAATCAGCTCTGGAGTCAACGACTGAGCCAGTTCCTCCCTGCCAAcaacgacgacgagggcacGACAGGCGGCAAATCGGGGAAACGAACTCGACAGGATGCGGCCACCCCGCGGAcgcttccttcttctggttctggtcTTCCGCACGCGAAACGACGAGCCACCGTACGTGTGACCTTGGTCTCTTGCTCCCgcctcctctcctctccgTCCCTCCgcctctctcctcctcctcgcgccAAGCCTGGATTGACAATTGGCAGACCCCGGATCTTCCAGTCACCGCCGATGCCACGCAGGCGCCCTCCATCGACCAAGCACCGGGGTCCTACCGGCACGCGCCCATGGTCCGCTCGCAGAGCCAGCAGATCCCGGTCTCTCACCGGCGTCCCCCGGCCAGTTCGGTCATGGGCAAACGGCTCTCTCTCAGGGCGTCAGCGACCCCGCGGCGCCTTGACCATGTCGACGAGTACTCGCCGTCCGAGTATGCAAAGCACTATTTGGATGACACCCTCAGCCAGCCTCCACGCTCGGCGTTGACTCTCGGGCTCACACCACATCATCCTGGACCGTCTGGATCGGCATCCTTTCCGCAGCACCGGCCATCATCTCTCCAGGCTGACCAGCCTCCGGCCACCGCCGTGGAAATGCGACGCAGCGTGACGTCCGACACGCTCTGCGGCGGGTTCAACTCGTTCAGTTTCGACTCGGCGGGATCGGGCGTCGACCTCGAAGCCATGTATTCCATCCCCCCGGAGTTGGTGTCCAtggccacctcctccgaTACACCGTATCATGAtcccctcccttcttccgTGTATCCTGACATAGATTTCACTGTACCATTTGCTTTTTCTCACCCCActtccttctcgacctccgcGCCGCCAACCACCTCTttcccgctgctgctgcattcCCCCGCCACGGCGGTGGACATGCGGCCGTCAAGCTCGACCGACAGCAACCATTCATTCACCTCGTCGCCGGCCTCTCGCGCCTCCCGACGGGCTCAAGAACAGATTGCCCATGGCGCTCGCCCCATCGCCCCCAAGCGGGAGTCAGACGCCAGCATCTCATCACCGTCCACCTCTACCGATGCACACAAGATGGTCcgcatctcctccgcagaCGGCACCGCCAAGGAAGTGGCCGCGATTCCCAAAGTGACCGTTCAACGGCCACAGCGGCCCAAAACCTACTGCCGGCTGTGTAACGACCAGCCGGACGGGTTCCACGGCGACCACGAGCTGCGCCGGCACATCGAGCGCGTGCACGCCTCCGTCCGCAAAGTGTGGGTGTGCGTGGACATCTCGCCAGACAAGACCTTCCTGGCCAACTGCAAAGCATGCCGCAATGGCAAACGCTACGGGGCCAACTACAACGCGGCCGCGCATCTGCGTCGCACCCACTTCAACCCTTGCCAgcgtggccgtggcggccgtggcAAGGACAGCGAGAAGCGCGGTGGCAAGGGTGGTGGCAACCATCCCCCGATGGAGGTGCTGCGCCACTGGATGCGCCAGACCGAGGAGGTGGCCGATGAGAACCTCCTCCGTGATCTGGAGGCCGGCGAGCCGGGCCTCGACGCACCGCCCGTCGCCCTGCCCGACATGGGCTACGGCAACGCCGATCTCGGCATGGAGGCGGCGTTGATGCACGGGTACGACACCTTTGCTCCGTTCGACCTCGATCCCGCGCTGGACGCGCCATTCTACCTCGACGCGCAGGCGCTGCCGTCGGAGCTCGAGTCGTACGTCATGTAACGAATTGATGTCTAAACCTCTTTCACGACAGATCTTTCACGACAGAATTCTTGGTGTTCTTGCGGATCTTTTTGCGGCTGTTG of the Penicillium psychrofluorescens genome assembly, chromosome: 1 genome contains:
- a CDS encoding uncharacterized protein (ID:PFLUO_001352-T1.cds;~source:funannotate) — protein: MSDSTLYLYTSLTAGSSHIVTATARLETILKANKLPFKALDVATDEAARKLWGRRAKGKKLPGLVKFGTIVGDLEQIEEWNEFGELRMEVNNVQDLDGVSATATPTTSAPATVDTQAANKPTETEPATPKPSTITIQSPPATKPAEKKDEQVVLALRQAGSEAAAKAKYKSEKKETDVSNVEETASKPARAHRGSVAPELPDTVPDSPKVPKRPPLVPEVAAESSANFHADNAEALGLVQHHRGSIIATGDKGEQDKAVHEIRQSISTDGPGKLLDGIRKEAAQKAQEGTIEETIEEPKPSAEETKDDNTKDEDEGESKEEPTATDPAPKEEPKAAEAPPVPE
- a CDS encoding uncharacterized protein (ID:PFLUO_001353-T1.cds;~source:funannotate); its protein translation is MAVNLADDELFTRAISGYREAFLVQHSHLSESERNQLWSQRLSQFLPANNDDEGTTGGKSGKRTRQDAATPRTLPSSGSGLPHAKRRATTPDLPVTADATQAPSIDQAPGSYRHAPMVRSQSQQIPVSHRRPPASSVMGKRLSLRASATPRRLDHVDEYSPSEYAKHYLDDTLSQPPRSALTLGLTPHHPGPSGSASFPQHRPSSLQADQPPATAVEMRRSVTSDTLCGGFNSFSFDSAGSGVDLEAMYSIPPELVSMATSSDTPYHDPLPSSVYPDIDFTVPFAFSHPTSFSTSAPPTTSFPLLLHSPATAVDMRPSSSTDSNHSFTSSPASRASRRAQEQIAHGARPIAPKRESDASISSPSTSTDAHKMVRISSADGTAKEVAAIPKVTVQRPQRPKTYCRLCNDQPDGFHGDHELRRHIERVHASVRKVWVCVDISPDKTFLANCKACRNGKRYGANYNAAAHLRRTHFNPCQRGRGGRGKDSEKRGGKGGGNHPPMEVLRHWMRQTEEVADENLLRDLEAGEPGLDAPPVALPDMGYGNADLGMEAALMHGYDTFAPFDLDPALDAPFYLDAQALPSELESYVM